GACCTCCTGCGCGACGCCGACGCGGCGATGTATCGGGCCAAGGCGTTGGAACCGGGGCGTCATCGCGTCTTCGATCAGGAGATGCGGGCCGGTGCCCTGGCGCAATTGCGGCTCGAAAGCGATCTTCGCCGGGCATTGGAGCGCGGTGAGTTCCGGCTCCTCTACCAGCCGGTGGTGGCCTTGCGGACGGAACGGGTCGTCGGCTTCGAGGGCCTGTTGCGATGGCATCACCCAGAGCGCGGGGTGCTCGCTCCCGGCGAATTCCTCCGAGCAGCCGAGGAGACGGGGCTGATCGCACCGATCAGCGCCTGGGGCTTCACCGAGTCCTGCCGGCAGCTCGCGGCCTGGTCCCAGCTCGACCCTGCCGATGATTTCTTTCTCGCCGTCAACCTCTCGCCGCGGCTCCTCGGCCGACCCGAGGTCGTCGACCAACTGGCGAACGAAGTCGCCAAGTCCGGCGTCGAGCCGCGGCGCCTCAAGCTCGAGATCCTGGAGAGCGCCCTCTTGGAGGATCCGGACCGGGTCCGGCGGGTGATCGAATCGTTCCGGTCGATGGGACTTGCCATCGCGATCGACGACTTCGGCACCGGGTATTCGTCGCTCGCCTACCTGCACCAGTACCCGATCGACGAGCTCAAGATCGATCGCTCCTTCGTCGCGAGCCTCGACCAGGGCGGAGGTCGAGCGACGGAGCTCGTTCGCTCGATCATCCAACTCGCCTTCGGCCTCGGGCTCGAGGTCGTCGCCGAAGGCGTCGAGACGGTGGCGCAGAAGGAGCGGATTCAGGAGCTCGGTTGCGGGCTCGCCCAGGGGTTCCTGTTCGCCCGACCGCTCCCGCCGGCCGAGGCCTGGGGGTTTCTGCGCGCGGGCCCCCGGCGAGAGGCTCGGCGGCGGCGGCGAGCCTCGGCGAAAGGCGAGCCGAAGGCCTGACGGAAACAGGGCGTCTTCCTTTCGGCCTTTTTTTACGCCTTTCTTGCGCTATCCTGGGCGCATGGCGCCCCAGTTTCCCGGTGAACCTCCCAGGATTCTCGGTCAGGGCACTCCCTACCTCTCGCCGGGAGCGCGCAAGGAGAAATTGCGCGAACGTCACTTCCGGCCTCGCGCCGGCGGGAGCCCGCACCGCTACGCCGAGCTTCACGCCGCCTCCGCCTTCTCATTCCTCGACGGTGCCTCCCTGCCGGAAGATCTGGTGGAGCGTGCCGCGGCCCTCGGGCTGCCGGCCGTGGCCCTGCTCGACCGGAACGGCGTCTACGGTGCGCCCCGATTCCATCAGGCCGCCAAGCGGGCGGGGATCAAGGCGTTGGTGGGAGCCGAAGTCGTGCTCGAGCTTCCCGCCGAAAGGACTCCGCCAGCCGGGCGAGAGGATCCGCGACGCTCGCTGACCCATCCCCGCCTTCCTTTGCTGGTCGCTGACCGCGCCGGGTATCGCAATCTCTGCCGCATGCTCAGCACAGCGGCGCGGGGAGCGACGAAAGGAGAGGGCGTCGTCGGTCCGGAGCTGCTCGCCGCACACGCCGGCGGGCTCTGGGCCCTCACCGGCGGCACCGAGGGACCGGTGGCAAGGGCGCTCGCCGCCGAGGGAATCGACGGAGCTCGCCGTGCGCTCGAACAGCTGGCCTGGACGTTCGAAGGGCGGGTCCGCGTCGAGCTGCAGCGCCACGGAAGACGCGACGAGGAGCATCGCAACCAAGCCCTCCTCGAACTGGCACGACGGCTGCGGCTGCCCATCGTCGCCACCAACGGCGTGCGCTACGCGACACCTGACGCCAATCCTCTCCACGATGTGCTGACGGCACTGCGTCATCGGACGACCCTCGACCAGGCAGGACGCCGCCTGGAGGAGAACGGCGAGCGTCACCTCAAGGCCGCGGGCGAGATGGCATCTCTCTTCGCCGATCTGCCGGCCGCACTGGCGGCGAGCGCCGAGCTCGCCGAACGGCTCGATTTCACCCTCGCCGACCTCGGCTATCGCTTCCCCGACTACCCGCTCCCTCCCGGCGAGACACCCGCCTCCTACCTGCGCCAGGTGACCTGGAACGCCGCACGATCCCGATTCCGCCCGCTCTCGGCGCGCGCCCAGGCGCAGATCGCCAAGGAGCTGGCGCTGATCGAAAAGCTCGACCTGGCGGGCTACTTCCTCATCGTCTGGGACCTCGTGCAGTTCTGTCAGCGCGAGCGGATCCTCGCCCAGGGACGCGGTTCGGCGGCCAACAGCGCGGTCTGCTACGCCCTCGGCATCACCGCCGTCGATCCGGTGAAGATGGACCTGCTCTTCGAGCGCTTCCTCTCCGAGGAGCGTGGGGAGTGGCCGGACATCGACCTCGACCTGCCCTCCGGCGAGAAGCGCGAGCGCGTCATCCAGTACGTCTACCGCCGCTATGGACCGCAGGGAACGGCGATGACCGCCAACGTGATCACCTATCGCGACCGTTCCGCGACGCGGGAGGTGGCCAAGGTCCTCGGCTTCTCCAGCGAACAGATCGACCGGCTCGCCAAGCAACTCGGCACGTTCCGGCACGACACGTCGCGCGGCGACGCCAAGGACCTCGACCGCGAGCTCGCGGCTGCGGGTCTCGACCCGACCGAGCCGCGCGTCCGCCATTTCGCCACGTTGTGGAAGCGCATCCACAACCTCCCCCGCCACCTCGGCCAGCACTCGGGCGGCATGGTCATCGCCGCCGGCCGCCTCGACGAGGTGGTGCCGCTCGAACCGGCGGCGATGCCGGGGCGGCTCGTCGTGCAGTGGGACAAGGACGACTGCGCCGACCTCGGGATCATCAAGGTCGATCTGCTCGGGCTCGGGATGCTCAACGCGCTCGAGGAGGCGATCCCGCTGATCCGCGTTCACGAGCGGGTCAACGTCGACCTCGCCCACCTTCCCCAGGACGACCCCGGGGTCTTCGCCATGCTGCGCGCCGCCGACACGGTGGGGGTCTTCCAGGTCGAGAGCCGGGCCCAGATGGCCTCGCTGCCGCGCAACGCGCCGGAGAAGTTCTACGACCTGGTGATCCAGGTGGCGATCATCCGGCCGGGACCGATCGTCGGCGGCATGGTCCGGCCGTTCTTCGAGCGGCGGCTGAAGCGGCAGCCGGTGGTCCACCTGCATCCGAGCCTCGCCCCGATCCTCGAGCGCACGCTCGGCGTGCCGCTCTTCCAGGAGCAGTTGCTGCGCATCGCCATGGTGGCCGCAGGCTTCTCCGGCGGCGAGGCCGAGGAGCTGCGGCGCGCCATGGGATTCAAGCGCTCGGAGGAGCGGATGCGCGGCATCGAGGCGAAGCTCCGCGCCGGCATGACGGCGCGCGGCATCACCGGCGAGACGCAGAACCAGATCGTCCAGTCGATCACCTCGTTCGCCCTCTACGGCTTCCCGGAGTCGCACGCCGCGAGCTTCGCACTGATCGCCTACGCCAGCGCCTACCTCAAGCGCTACCACCCGACGGCGTTCCTGATCGCCCTGCTGAACGCCTGGCCGATGGGCTTCTACCACCCGGCGACGCTGGTTCAGGACGCGATGCGGCACGGGGTCGCGGTGCTGCCGATCGACGTGAACCACTCCCGCGTCCGGTGCTCGTGGGAGGGCTGTACGCCTGGTCGGTCGCCGAGCGCGGATCACGCTATTCCGGGCGGTCCTCGCCATGGGACGGGTTCGAACGGAAGGAAGACACGCGCCTGCACTCCCCCGCCGGCCGGGGAGCGGGTCCTGTCCAGTCCGCTTCCCACGTCCGTGCTCGCCCGGGACACGAGCCCCGGCTCGCGGCCACCGGCTGGGTCCGGGCTCCGCGCGGGCGCGGGAGCCCTCGGCCCGGCCACCCACTCCCCGTCCGGCCCCCCACCCGAGGCTGGGTTCGGCGATCGAAGCACCGAAAGAAACGCAGGGAGGGGGGAGCCGCGCACGGGACCGGCTCCCGCGGCGGGTGGCGCCGAGCCGGAGGGCTCCCGACGGCCGCGCGGAGGCGGCGCCGGGGACCGTGGACCGCGTCCGGGACCGACCCCGCCGAGCACGACGGCGGGATCCCGGTCGGCGACAGGACCCGCCGCGCCTCAACCGGTGGTTCGCGGCGGAGGGGGTGCCTCAACGCTGTTGCCACAGGCGGCAGCAGGTGCCTGCCGCCTCGGCCTACGCTACGTTGCCGGCCTCCGGCGCGAAATGGCCGAACGGATCGAGCACGAACGCAAGCTCCGCCGCTTCGACGACGTCGACGACCTCCAGCGCCGCTGCGGCCTGCGCCTCGACGAGCTCGAGCGCCTCGCCCAGGCCGGAGCGCTCGCCTCGCTCGGCCTCACGCGGCGCGGCGCCCTCTGGCAGGCGGCGCTCGCCGTTCGCCCGGCGGGCGAACTGTTCGAGAGAGCGGGTCCCGAGAACGACCCCGCCCGCGACGCCGTCGAGCCGAGCAACGCATACCCACTGCCGGAGATGTCCGCCTGGGAGAGCACCGTCGCCGACTTCGCTGCCACCGGAGTCACCGCCGGGAAACACCCGCTCGCCTACTTCCGCACCGCGCTCACCGCCCAGGGCGTGCTCTCCGCCGCCGAGCTCGTGGCGGTGCCCCACGGCGCGCGGATCCGGACCGCCGGCTCGGTCATCGTCCGCCAGCGCCCCGGCACTGCCAAGGGCATTCTCTTCATGACCCTCGAGGACGAGACGGGCATGTCGCAGGCGATCGTCCATCGCGCCCTGCTGCGCGAGCATCGCAAGACGATCGTCGGATCCAACGGCCTGGTCGTCGAAGGGCTCCTCGAGCAACGAGACGGCTCGATCTCGATCAAGGCGGAGCGCTTCTGGCCGCTCGCCGAGCTCGTCGCCGTGCCGAGCCACGACTTCCGCTGAAGCTCGAGGCAGCTCAGAAGAGCTCGAGCCGCAACGGCACCACCTCACCGATCCGCTCGAAGTCGCGATCGCGAGTGAGCAGGGTCGCGTCACCCTCCATCGCCGCGAGGGCGATGAGCAGGTCGATGAGCGCCGCCTGCGTCCCGCGTCGCGCCAGCGCGAACCGCGCCTCGGCCGCCCGACGCCAGACGTCGAGGGGAAGCGCGAGCCAGTCGAGCGCCCCGAGCAACCGCTCGAGCCGCTTCCCCTCCGCGTAGGTCGGCGCCCCGGAAAGCACCTCGGCGAGCACCGGGCCGCAGATTCCGACGTCGCCCCCTGCGAGCCGCGAGTCGAGCCGCTCGACCGCCACCGGATCGCCCCGGAAGAAGGCGATCCACGCCGAGGTATCGACGAGAATGAGGCTCACTCCGGTGACCGCTCGCGCGACTCGGCGACGTCAACCGCCAGATCGAGCCGTCCGGCCAGCCGGCGCAGCTCTTCACGCCGCGACCGCCGGATCAGCTCCTCGAGCCCGGCGATCACCGCCTCCCGCTTCGTCGACAGATGCGCGGCACGCCGCGCCTCCTCCAGCAGGTCGTCCGGGAGATCGAGGGTGGTTCTCATGCCGCGAGCATAAGAAATGCCCTCCACGCGCACAAGTGCCTCAATCGCCCCCGAACCAGACCGGTTCGATGACGCGGCCCAGGGCGAAGGCCCATCCATCCTGCCGCGGCCCTAGAGCCAGCCGCGCGCCTTCTCCATCGCCGCGACGAAGGCCGGGCGGTCGGCGGCGCCGACCCACTCGACCCACTCGCGCAGCGCTCGTTCGAGGCCCTGGTAGACCTCGGGAGTGAACGGATTGAGGCGCTGGATCGCAAAGTAGAGATCCGGATCCTCGTGCAGCACGCTCGCCGTGGTGGCGAGCTGGGCGTGGAAGGTGGTCGAGCCGACGGCGTCGAGCTCGGCGCGCGAGAGCCCGCTCTCGGCGAGCGCGCGGGCGAAGAGGAGGTTGACGAAGTGCGAGAGACCGAGAACGCGCGAGGCGATGCGATCGTGATCCTCGAGCGAGAGGTAGACGAGCCGCGCCGCCGTCTCGCGGAAGAGGCCGGCGGCACGGTCGGTCGCCGCCGGGTCGCCACAGTCGCAGAGACAGATCACCTTGTCGGAGAGGACGCGGGCGCTCGGCCCGAACATCGGGTGAACGCTGGTCACCGCGAGCCCAGCCTCGCGTGCGCGATCCAGCGCCGGCCGGAGATGACCCTTGAGGCTTGCCACGTCGAAGAGAGTGCCCCGCCAGCCGGAGACGGCAACGGCTTCGATCGCTGCCGCCGTGCCGTCCAGGGGAACCGCGACGACGGCGAGGGTGCTCCCCTCCAGGCCCTCCTCGAGGCTCCTTGCCGATGGCAGCTCGCTGCTCCCTCCGGAACGCACGTCGAAGCTGCGCACCGCGTGTCCCTGATTGGCGAAGAAGCGCGCCAGCCAGCCGCCCATCCGTCCGCCACCGCCCACCAGCAGGACCGACTCGGCGTTGCCCGAGTAGCCGCTGAAGTGGGCCTCCTCCTGCACGCGACACGCTTCGAGGATCAGCTGCTGCATCAAGCCTTGAGCCAGCTCCGGGCCGAGGCCCAGCTCGCGCGCCTGCTCGCCGGCGCGGGCCAGCACCCGTTTCTCGACTTCGAAGTCGCGCAGCGGAATCGCTGCCGCACGCTTCGCCTCGCCGACCTCGCGCGCCAGCTCCATCCGCTCCGCCACCAGCGCCAGCAGCGCAGCGTCCAGTCTGCGGATGCGGTGCCTCAGCGCCTCGAGCCGCGGATCGGAAGCTTCGCTGTCGGGGATCGCCATCGCCTTCACCTCTCGCGGCTCGCGAGCCTAGCACCGGGCGGAGCGCTAGACTTGCTCGGCTGGCGGTCGAAAGGAAGCGAGGTCTGTCGATGAAGAAGGCGACGATCGCGGTGCTCGGCGCGGGCACCATGGGGCAGGTGATCCTGAAAGGACTCCTGAGTGCGGGGCATCCGAAGTCCTCGCTGCGAGCGACCGTACGCACCCGCGAGACGGCAGCGGCTCTCGAGCGCGATCTCGGCATCATCGTCACCACCGACAACGTCGCCGCCGCCCGCGGCGCCGATGTCGTCATCCTCTCGCTCAAGCCCAAGACGCTGGCGCCGGTCGCACGCGCTCTCGCCGAGGCCGGGGCCGTCGGCAAGCGGTCGCTGGTGGTCTCCATCGCCGCCGGCGTCGGCCTCGCCAGCCTCGAGGCCGCGCTCGGCGACACCGCCGCGGTCATCCGGGCGATGCCGAACACGCCCTGCTCGGTGGGCTGCGGCACGACGGTGCTCTCCCCCGGGAAGAAGGTCACTCGCGCTCAGATCCGCATCGCCACGGCGCTCTTCGAGCCGCTCGGTCGCGTCCTCGAGCTCCCCGAACAGCACATGGACACGGTCACCGGCCTCTCGGCCAGCGGACCCGCCTTCGTCTACGTCATCCTGGAGGCGCTGGCAGATGGCGGCGTGGCGCGCGGCCTGCCGCGCAAGGTCGCCATCGAGATGGCGGCTCAGATGGTCTACGGGGCGGCGGCGATGGTGCTGCGCAGCGGCCGCCACCCCGCCGCGCTGAAGGACGACGTGACGACACCGGCCGGCTGCACGATCGCCGGCATTCTGGCGCTCGAGGACGGCCGTATCCGTAGCGTGCTCTCACGCGCTGTCGAAATCGCCAGCGTCCGCGCCGGCGAGCTCGGCCGTACCGGCTGATCCGCGGCGGGTCCGAAGGGGCCCGCCTTCGCGGACGCCTTCTCTCGGAGCGGGGGGGGGGGGGGGGGGGGGGGGGGGGGGGGGGGGGGGGGGGGGGGGGGGGGGGGGGGGGGGGGGGGGGGGGGGGGGGGGGGGGGGGCCGGGGGGGGGGGGGCGGGGGGGGGGGGGGGGGGGGGGGGGGGGGCGGGGCCCGCCGCGGCCAGCGCCGGGGGCCGGGCCCGGCCCCGCGCCCCCCGGGGGGGGGGGGGGGGGGGGGGGGGGGGCCGGCGCACCAAACAGAACGGGGAGGTCCGAAGGACCTCCCCGTCGATCGTCCAGGCCACCGCGAGGCGACCGTGCGTGGCCTCAGAGGCTCGGACGATAGGTCGAGACCATCTGCTGCATGCGAGCCTTCTGGCCGGCCGAGAAGGTATTCATGCAGGAGTCGTCGGTGTAGTCCATGAAGTTCTTGATCGGGTCGGCCCCGGTCGACGTGCAGGTGTCGCGACCGGTCGGGCAGCCGTACGCTGCGCTCGCCTCGGCCGGCGTGTCGCTGACGCTGTCGCCCGGCGAGGCGCAACCACCCTGGAAGGTGTGGTAGAGGCCGAGATAGTGCCCGATCTCGTGGGTGGCCGTGTCACCGAGGTTGTAGGGAGAGGCGGTGCCGCCCGGCAGCGACTCGGCCATCAGCACGACGCCATGCCAGTAGCTCGACTCGGCGTACGAGTTCGGGAAGACCGCGTATCCGAGGATTCCGCCCGACGGCGCACACGAGTAGATGTTGAGGTTGTGCGCCGGATCGATGGCGAGAGCCTGCTTCATCTTCGACTCGCTCGAGCCATAGCACTTGGTGTACCAGGTGCTGTTCGTCGTCCGGTCGGTGCCGGCGAGATAGAACTGGAATCCGGTCCCGGCATACGCCGCGTTGAGAACGCTGATCTGGCTGGTGATCATGCTGTCCGGGATGTTCCCCTGGCTGCGCGCCGTTCCCGAGCGGACGACGTGCCAGCGGATCGGGATGTTCCACGAGACGGCCTCGGAGGCGTCGTTGCCGTACAGCCGCGTGAACTGAGCCAGTGCGGCGTTCACCTCGGCCACTTCCCGCTCGCTCGGGTTCACGACGGCGCAGCGCTGACCGCGCTCGACCTGCCCCTCGGTTCCGAGGAAGTGGATGTCCTGCGCACCCGCCATGGTGGCGAGCAGCAGTGCGACGGCGCTCACTCCGATCGACTTCTTCACGTGGACGACCTCCCTGGAATCGAGCAGGTGGGGCGTGGCGCGAGCTCCCCGGATGGGTGTTCCGCTGTCGGCCCCGGATCTTGGCGCGGATCACTTGAGCAACCGGCGTGCCACGTCGTTCTCGGCAGGCTCGCCCCGGGGCGACCCACGGGAGAGGCGCTCAGCGGCGGAAAACGGGCGATCTTCCGGGCTTCGTGGGTCATTCGTCGAGCAGGCCCGGGTCGCCTCGCGACCCTCCGGCTCAGATACTGACCCGAGAGGTGCGGATCGGAGCTCCGGGGAATGCCGCGACGAGCTCCTCTTGCGACAGCTCGCGACTGCCGCCCGGAGGGAGGTCGCCGAGGGTGATCCCGCCAAATGCCACCCGTTTCAGCCGCGCGACCTCATGCCCGAGCGACGCGAAGAGCCGGCGAACTTCGCGATTGCGCCCCTCCCGTAGCACGACAACCAGATGACTCTCGCGCCGGGAGCGCTTGCGAACCACGACGCTTGCCGCCGCGAGCCGCTCCCCGTCGCTGTCGACTCCGTCCTGCGCCCGCCTCGCCGCGGCATCCGAGACCTCACCGCGAACGGTGACGAGGTAGGTGCGATCGACTTCATGGGCCGGATCGCAGAGCCAGTCGGACAGTCGGGTGTCGTTGGTCAGGAGCAACAGGCCTGACGTTGCCCAGTCGAGCCGGCCGACCGGGGCCAGGTACCCCCGCGAGAGGTCCACCAGGTCGAGAACCGACCGGCGTCCCTGCGGATCGCGAGCCGTCGTCACCACCCCTCGTGGTTTGTGAAGCAGCACGGTCCGCCAAGCCGGGCGCTCGAGCCGCTTCCCGTCGAGAGAAAGACTCAGCCGCTCCGGCACCACTGGCGACGCGGGATCGAGGAGGATCGAGCCGCCCACGCTCAGTCGTCCGGCAAGAATCCACTCGCGCGCTTCACGACGCGACGCCAGTCCGAGCTTCGACAGGGCGCGCTCGAGCGAGACCTGGCCGGGGCGGTGCGTACGGGACGCCATGCCGATGATTCTAGGCATCGAACCTCCCGACTGTGGGAAAATCCGGCGACCCGGACCCGGGCCTTCGCTCCGATGCCGGGCCCCCTTCCCATCCGAGGAGACTTCTCCGATGAATACGCAGGACTACATCGCTCTCGAAGAGCGCTTCGGCGCCCACAACTACCACCCGCTCGACGTCGTGATCAACCGCGCCGAGGGGGTCTGGGTGTGGGACGTCGAAGGTCGCAAGTACCTCGATTTCCTCGCCGCCTACTCCGCCGTCAATCAGGGGCACTGTCACCCGCGAATCCTCAAGGCACTCGTCGAGCAGAGCTGCCGCGTCGCCCTGACCTCGCGCGCCTTCCGCAACGATCAGCTCGGACTCTTCTACCAGGAGATCTGCGAGCTCGCCGGCTACCAGAAGTTCCTGCCGATGAACACCGGCGCCGAGGCCGTCGAGACGGCGATCAAGGCCGCGCGCAAGTGGGCCTACAAGGTCAAGGGCGTCTCCGCGGACAAAGCGGAGATCCTCGTCTTCCACAACAACTTCCACGGCCGGACCACGACGATCGTCGGGTTCTCCTCCGAAGACCAGTACCGCGACGGCTTCGGCCCCTTCCCCACCGGCTTCCGTCTCCTCCCCTACGGCGACGCCGAGGCGGTGGCGGCCGCGATGAACCCGAATGTCGCGGCCGTGCTCGTCGAGCCGATCCAGGGCGAGGGCGGCATCATCGTGCCCCCGGCCGGCTACCTTCAGCGGCTGCGCGAGCTGACCCGCGAGCATCATGCCCTGCTGATCGCCGACGAGATTCAGGCCGGCCTCGGCCGCACCGGCAAGCTCTTCGCCTTCGAGCACGAAGGGATCCGTCCGGACATCGTCATCGTCGGCAAGGCGCTCTCCGGCGGCCTCTACCCGGTCTCCGGCATCCTCGCCGACGACGCGGTGATGGGGGTCTTCCATCCGGGCGATCACGGCTCGACCTACGGCGGCAACCCGGTGGCGGCCGCGGTGGCGCGCGTCGCCTTGCGCGTGCTCGTCGAGGAGAACCTCGTCGACAACTCGGCGCGGCTGGGCGAGTACTTCATCGGCAAGCTGCGGGCGATCGGGTCGCCGCACGTCAAGGAGATCCGCGGCAAGGGGCTGTGGATCGGCATCGAGCTGCATCCGGAGGCCGGTGGCGCACGGCGCTTCAGCGAGCTTCTCCAGGCCGAGGGCCTGCTCTGCAAGGAGACCCATACCCACACGATCCGCATCGCACCGCCGCTCGTCATCCGGCGTGAGGAGATCGACTGGGCCCTCGAGCGGCTGGCAAAGGTACTGACGGCACCGGTCACCGCCAGCTGAGCGGTCGGGCGACCCCGGCCATCGCGATGACCGGGGTCGCCGCTCGCTCCGCTCGACGGCGCCATCCCCCGGCGTTCTCGAGCGACCTCTCCTCTTCTACCAGGAGACCTCGAACTCCCTCGGCCGTCCGTCCCGGTCGAGGTAGCGGAGATACCCTTCGCGTCGGCCGAAGAGGTAGAGGTCGCGGAGGATCTCGACGTCGTGTCGGCAGTACTCCTCGACGAGATCCATCCGCCCTTGCTTGACCCATTCGAGGCTCTGCAAGCCGTCGGCCGACTTGGCGGCGCCGAGCGTTTCGCGGGCGAGATGGTCGAGCCCAAGACGGTGGCCGAGACGCTGAACCACCTCGTCCAACAGGTCCAGCGTCGGCAAGGTGCGGGCGTAGTCCTCTCCCGTGTAGCCGGAGAGAACCTGGTAGTCGAACCGCCGGATGTTGAAGCCGACCACCTGGGTGGCCGCGCGCAGGGTCGCCACCAGGGCTCCGACCTGCCCCTCGCGAAAGACCTCGAATCGACCCTCTTCGAGGTGGCACACGACGGCGACGGCAAGGCCCATCCGGTGCGCTTTGCCCCAGCCACCGACCTCCGCCGCCGAGCGCAGCGTCTCGACATCGAAGAGCACGGTGCGGCGCTCTGCGAGGTCTCCGCGATCGGCCTCGCTTGCCGAATCCGCTCGAGTCGCCACTTCCGTCACACGGGGTGGGTCGACCGCCGAAGTCCCCCGGGGCTCCGCCGGATCCGATCGTGCCGCCCTCGAGATCCCCTGCCCGGCCAAGCCGAGGTCGAAACGCACCTCGAGCGGCGCGGCTCTCTCTTCCCCCAGCCAGAAGTCGAGCGCCACCGAAGCACCTTGCTTGTCGAGCGGACGATTTCCGTTGCCGCACTTCGGCGACTGGACGCAGGCCGGGCAGCCTTCGTCGCACGGACAGCGCCCGAGCAGCTCGCGGACGCGGCCGAGGAGCTCGGGAAGGTCGGCGAAGCCGCGTTCGGCGAGCCCGACCCCTCCGGGATGCCCCTCGTAGACGAACACCGCGGCGCCGCCGATCTGCGGGTGAAACGGCGTCGAGATCCCCCCGAGATCGTTGCGATCACAGAGTGCCAGCAACGGGAGCAGCGAGATCGTCGCGTGCTCGGCGGCATGTAGCGCTCCGACGACGTGGCGCCCGGCTTCGCGCAGGCGGACTTCGAGCTCCGGCGGCGCGACCCAGAACAGGCCGTGCGGCTCGAACTCCACCGGCGGGAGCTCGAGCGGACACTGCTCGACGACCTCTTGCGTGAAGATCCGTTTCCGCTCGTAGCCGACGACTCTCTCGCGCACGCGCAGGCGGGCGAGCCATGCCTGCAGACCGCCCTGGTGCCGCGTGTCGAGCAGCTCGAGAATCTCCGTTTCCTTCTCCGAAAGCGCCGCGGTGTAGTGCTCGACCTCCACGCGCCGGACGACGACCGTCCGTTCGCCGATGCGCAGCTCGCTGACGGTCCACTGCCGTCCGCCGTGCAGATAGATCGCCCCGGGATGGCACTCGTGGAAGACTCGGACGCCGTCGATCGAACCGATGCGGCGACCGTCCGAGCCATCCACGATGGCGTAGCTTGCGCCGCTCCCGCGGAGATTGACCGCACGGTGCGGGGCTTTCCGGACCGCGACCAGCCCACCGCCCGCGGCGGCACGGAGGCGCTGCTCTCCCGCCAGACGGGTCAGCAGGGCCTGATGACGGAACAGATACGGCTGTTCGCGCTCCGGCTCGAGCGGCATCTCGCCGGCAGCACAGAGCAGATGCGCACGGGCGACCGCCGAGTTGCCGGGATCGAGCACGATGCGCTCGCACGGCCGCTCGAGCAGGGCCTCCGGGTGGTCGAGCAGGTACTGGTCGAGCGCATCCGGCAGCGCGACGAGCGCGGTCAGCGACTCCCGGCTCGCCCTTCCCACCCGACCCGAGCGCTGCCAGGTCGCCATGACACTGCCGGGATAGCCGACGAGTATGCACGCATCGAGCCCGCCGATGTCGATCCCGAGCTCGAGCGCCGAGGTCGCGATGACCCCCTGAAGCTCGCCGGAGAGCAGGGCCCCTTCGATCCGTCGCCGCTCCTCGGGAAGAAACCCCGCCCGGTAGCTCGAGACGCGACCCGCCAGATCTCGATCCTGTTGGCGAAGCCAGGTGTGCAGGAGCTCCGTGGCCCGTCGCGCCTTGGTGAAGACGATGACCCGCTGCTCCCGTCGAAGGAGCTCGACGAGGAGGGCGAGCGCCGCCGAGTACGGACTGCCGCTCGGTCGCATCAGCAGGATGTGGCGACCCGACCGCGGAGCGCCGGAGTGCTCGACCACCGCGAACGGCT
This genomic window from Holophagales bacterium contains:
- a CDS encoding error-prone DNA polymerase, with product MAPQFPGEPPRILGQGTPYLSPGARKEKLRERHFRPRAGGSPHRYAELHAASAFSFLDGASLPEDLVERAAALGLPAVALLDRNGVYGAPRFHQAAKRAGIKALVGAEVVLELPAERTPPAGREDPRRSLTHPRLPLLVADRAGYRNLCRMLSTAARGATKGEGVVGPELLAAHAGGLWALTGGTEGPVARALAAEGIDGARRALEQLAWTFEGRVRVELQRHGRRDEEHRNQALLELARRLRLPIVATNGVRYATPDANPLHDVLTALRHRTTLDQAGRRLEENGERHLKAAGEMASLFADLPAALAASAELAERLDFTLADLGYRFPDYPLPPGETPASYLRQVTWNAARSRFRPLSARAQAQIAKELALIEKLDLAGYFLIVWDLVQFCQRERILAQGRGSAANSAVCYALGITAVDPVKMDLLFERFLSEERGEWPDIDLDLPSGEKRERVIQYVYRRYGPQGTAMTANVITYRDRSATREVAKVLGFSSEQIDRLAKQLGTFRHDTSRGDAKDLDRELAAAGLDPTEPRVRHFATLWKRIHNLPRHLGQHSGGMVIAAGRLDEVVPLEPAAMPGRLVVQWDKDDCADLGIIKVDLLGLGMLNALEEAIPLIRVHERVNVDLAHLPQDDPGVFAMLRAADTVGVFQVESRAQMASLPRNAPEKFYDLVIQVAIIRPGPIVGGMVRPFFERRLKRQPVVHLHPSLAPILERTLGVPLFQEQLLRIAMVAAGFSGGEAEELRRAMGFKRSEERMRGIEAKLRAGMTARGITGETQNQIVQSITSFALYGFPESHAASFALIAYASAYLKRYHPTAFLIALLNAWPMGFYHPATLVQDAMRHGVAVLPIDVNHSRVRCSWEGCTPGRSPSADHAIPGGPRHGTGSNGRKTRACTPPPAGERVLSSPLPTSVLARDTSPGSRPPAGSGLRAGAGALGPATHSPSGPPPEAGFGDRSTERNAGRGEPRTGPAPAAGGAEPEGSRRPRGGGAGDRGPRPGPTPPSTTAGSRSATGPAAPQPVVRGGGGASTLLPQAAAGACRLGLRYVAGLRREMAERIEHERKLRRFDDVDDLQRRCGLRLDELERLAQAGALASLGLTRRGALWQAALAVRPAGELFERAGPENDPARDAVEPSNAYPLPEMSAWESTVADFAATGVTAGKHPLAYFRTALTAQGVLSAAELVAVPHGARIRTAGSVIVRQRPGTAKGILFMTLEDETGMSQAIVHRALLREHRKTIVGSNGLVVEGLLEQRDGSISIKAERFWPLAELVAVPSHDFR
- the proC gene encoding pyrroline-5-carboxylate reductase, with amino-acid sequence MKKATIAVLGAGTMGQVILKGLLSAGHPKSSLRATVRTRETAAALERDLGIIVTTDNVAAARGADVVILSLKPKTLAPVARALAEAGAVGKRSLVVSIAAGVGLASLEAALGDTAAVIRAMPNTPCSVGCGTTVLSPGKKVTRAQIRIATALFEPLGRVLELPEQHMDTVTGLSASGPAFVYVILEALADGGVARGLPRKVAIEMAAQMVYGAAAMVLRSGRHPAALKDDVTTPAGCTIAGILALEDGRIRSVLSRAVEIASVRAGELGRTG
- a CDS encoding type II toxin-antitoxin system VapB family antitoxin, which gives rise to MRTTLDLPDDLLEEARRAAHLSTKREAVIAGLEELIRRSRREELRRLAGRLDLAVDVAESRERSPE
- a CDS encoding PIN domain nuclease, with the protein product MSLILVDTSAWIAFFRGDPVAVERLDSRLAGGDVGICGPVLAEVLSGAPTYAEGKRLERLLGALDWLALPLDVWRRAAEARFALARRGTQAALIDLLIALAAMEGDATLLTRDRDFERIGEVVPLRLELF
- a CDS encoding prephenate dehydrogenase/arogenate dehydrogenase family protein, encoding MAIPDSEASDPRLEALRHRIRRLDAALLALVAERMELAREVGEAKRAAAIPLRDFEVEKRVLARAGEQARELGLGPELAQGLMQQLILEACRVQEEAHFSGYSGNAESVLLVGGGGRMGGWLARFFANQGHAVRSFDVRSGGSSELPSARSLEEGLEGSTLAVVAVPLDGTAAAIEAVAVSGWRGTLFDVASLKGHLRPALDRAREAGLAVTSVHPMFGPSARVLSDKVICLCDCGDPAATDRAAGLFRETAARLVYLSLEDHDRIASRVLGLSHFVNLLFARALAESGLSRAELDAVGSTTFHAQLATTASVLHEDPDLYFAIQRLNPFTPEVYQGLERALREWVEWVGAADRPAFVAAMEKARGWL